The segment CGGATCACCTCGCCTGGCACACCCTGATCCAGCAGATCGCGCACGGTAAAGAAGTTGCCGAGGCTCTTGGACATCTTCTTGCCCTCGACCTGCAACATCTCGTTGTGCAGCCAGACTTTGGCAAAGGCACCGTCAGGATGCGCGCAGCACGATTGCGCGATCTCGTTCTCATGGTGCGGAAACATCAGGTCGTTGCCACCACCGTGGATATCAAAACTCTCGCCCAGCAATTCCAGCGCCATGGCCGAGCATTCGATATGCCACCCCGGTCGCCCGCGTCCCCACGGGCTGTCCCACCCCGGAATATCTGCGGATGATGGCTTCCACAGGACAAAATCCATCGGATTGCGTTTATAGGGCGCTACCTCAACCCGGGCCCCTGCGATCATGTCATCAACCGAACGCCCCGACAGCGCGCCATAGTTTTTGTAGCTGTCCACCGCGAACAGCACGTGCCCTTCGGCGGCATAGGCGTGGCCGCTGTCGATCAATCCTGCGATCATCGCCACCATCTGCGGGATATACTGCGTCGCACGGGGCATATGGTCCGGTTCCTGCACGCCGACCGCCGCCATATCGTCAAGATACCAGCCGATGGTCTCGTCGGTGATGTCACCGATCGAGCGCCCGGCCGCAGCCGCCCGCGCGTTGATCTTGTCATCCACATCGGTAAAGTTGCGCACGTAGGTCACATGATCCGTGCCATAGACATGCCGTAACAGCCGCGCCAGAACGTCAAACACAATGGCAGGGCGGGCATTGCCCAGATGGGCGCGATCATAGACCGTCGGTCCGCAAACATACATCCGCACGTTGTCGGCATCCAAAGGCGTAAAACGCTCTTTTTTCCGGGTGGCGGTGTTGGTCAGAAAGATGTCCATAGGTCCGTCCTCGCAGGGGGTCGCAGCGGGGCGGGCAACGTCATCTCGGTATGGAAATAGAGG is part of the Puniceibacterium sp. IMCC21224 genome and harbors:
- the cysS gene encoding cysteine--tRNA ligase, which gives rise to MDIFLTNTATRKKERFTPLDADNVRMYVCGPTVYDRAHLGNARPAIVFDVLARLLRHVYGTDHVTYVRNFTDVDDKINARAAAAGRSIGDITDETIGWYLDDMAAVGVQEPDHMPRATQYIPQMVAMIAGLIDSGHAYAAEGHVLFAVDSYKNYGALSGRSVDDMIAGARVEVAPYKRNPMDFVLWKPSSADIPGWDSPWGRGRPGWHIECSAMALELLGESFDIHGGGNDLMFPHHENEIAQSCCAHPDGAFAKVWLHNEMLQVEGKKMSKSLGNFFTVRDLLDQGVPGEVIRFVMLSTHYRKPMDWTEKKREEAEKTLRKWRGLVAGIEAGPVPTAVLSALVDDLNTSGALAELHRLAANGEAAALKAGAELLGLLDDDLGGWDDTQVDLSKWTERLITVRAAAMQSKDFSELDRLKTALTGAGIEVRMSKTGVELVPAAGFDPARLEDLT